One segment of Pseudomonas asgharzadehiana DNA contains the following:
- a CDS encoding IS3 family transposase (programmed frameshift) — protein sequence MTKQRRSFTPEFKREAADLVLKQNYSYIEASRSLGIGESALRRWVDQIQKEHKGITPQSKALTPEQQKIQELEARIARLEREKSIPKKGYRALDVGRSRAFALIDQLSAHEPVDWLCKVFDVTRSCYYAQRLRRRTPDVERLRLRSRVSELFSQSRSSAGSRSILSLMREDGEQLGRFKVRSLMRELDLVSKQPGSHAYKRATVERLDIPNTLNREFDVPAPNQVWCGDITYIWAQGKWHYLAVVLDLCTRRIVGWALSEKPDAELVIKALDMAYEQRGRPSDLLFHSDQGSQYASRLFRQRLWRYRMRQSMSRRGNCWDNAPMERVFRSLKTEWIPTVGYRTAQEAQRDISHFLMHRYNWIRPHQFNDGLAPARSEEKLNVVSGIS from the exons ATGACCAAACAACGCCGCTCCTTTACTCCTGAATTCAAACGCGAGGCTGCCGACCTCGTGCTCAAACAAAACTACAGCTACATCGAAGCCAGCCGTTCACTCGGCATTGGTGAGTCGGCATTGCGCCGCTGGGTTGACCAGATTCAGAAAGAACATAAAGGCATCACCCCGCAGAGCAAGGCTCTGACTCCGGAACAGCAAAAAATTCAGGAGCTGGAAGCCCGGATTGCTCGGCTTGAGCGAGAGAAATCAATAC CTAAAAAAGGCTACCGCGCTCTTGATGTCGGAAGATCACGAGCGTTCGCGCTGATTGACCAGTTGAGTGCACATGAGCCGGTTGATTGGCTGTGCAAGGTGTTTGACGTCACGCGCTCGTGTTACTACGCCCAGCGCCTGCGGCGCCGCACGCCCGATGTTGAACGGCTTCGATTGCGAAGTCGCGTCAGTGAGCTGTTCTCGCAAAGTCGCAGCTCTGCGGGCAGTCGCAGCATCTTGTCGCTGATGCGTGAAGACGGTGAGCAACTCGGTCGATTCAAAGTGCGTAGCTTGATGCGCGAGCTTGATTTAGTCAGCAAACAACCTGGCTCCCATGCCTACAAACGAGCAACAGTAGAAAGACTGGATATCCCGAACACATTGAACCGCGAGTTCGACGTGCCAGCGCCCAATCAAGTCTGGTGCGGCGATATCACCTACATTTGGGCGCAAGGAAAGTGGCATTACCTGGCTGTCGTCCTGGATCTTTGTACGCGTCGGATCGTGGGCTGGGCGCTGTCGGAAAAGCCAGACGCTGAGCTGGTGATCAAAGCGCTGGATATGGCTTACGAGCAGCGTGGCAGGCCTTCGGATCTGCTATTCCACTCGGACCAGGGATCGCAATATGCAAGCCGACTCTTTCGCCAGCGGTTGTGGCGATACCGCATGCGCCAGAGCATGAGCCGACGAGGAAACTGCTGGGATAACGCACCGATGGAGCGCGTATTTCGCAGCTTGAAAACAGAATGGATACCGACCGTGGGCTATCGAACTGCGCAGGAAGCACAGCGCGATATCAGCCATTTTTTGATGCATCGCTATAACTGGATTAGGCCTCATCAATTCAACGATGGGTTGGCCCCAGCGCGGTCCGAGGAAAAACTTAACGTCGTGTCCGGGATTAGTTGA
- a CDS encoding pentapeptide repeat-containing protein — protein MKPTVSPLLQHIAYLAKRRLSDPEAPLTPEGRGMLQHLAGRPLKHSHWLQITARELGLEYNQVSRESKLFEAYCDFNVQRRFWDIPVRFVYQPDVYSRQLQALEDAADRNRSLAETAAQHDVTFDQFDFSSSLLEYLIAKVGALTLNFYGVSAKNSVIWEEWLSQCTTFERADLRNCKFVRLYEDPTIRPGTNIYEGNFAHTNLAGADLRGSYLRGADFFGANLEGADLRNANLYESRLTGAKGPYKAGEVESSVWHMDKIGA, from the coding sequence ATGAAACCTACCGTATCGCCTCTGCTCCAACATATCGCTTACCTTGCTAAACGCCGCCTGAGCGATCCAGAAGCACCTTTGACGCCTGAAGGTCGTGGGATGCTGCAGCATCTTGCTGGCCGCCCATTGAAGCACAGTCATTGGTTGCAGATCACCGCTCGCGAGTTGGGTCTGGAGTACAACCAAGTTTCTCGCGAAAGCAAGTTGTTCGAAGCTTATTGTGATTTCAACGTCCAAAGGCGCTTTTGGGATATACCTGTCCGGTTCGTTTATCAGCCTGATGTCTACTCGCGGCAGCTTCAAGCCTTAGAAGATGCCGCAGATCGTAATCGCTCCCTGGCTGAAACTGCGGCGCAGCATGATGTAACTTTTGATCAATTCGATTTCAGTAGTTCGCTGCTTGAGTATTTGATTGCTAAGGTAGGGGCGCTGACGCTCAACTTCTACGGTGTGAGCGCTAAAAATTCTGTTATTTGGGAAGAGTGGCTAAGCCAATGCACCACATTTGAACGAGCAGATCTTAGAAACTGCAAGTTCGTGCGCCTATACGAAGACCCAACAATCCGCCCTGGTACGAATATCTACGAAGGCAATTTTGCACACACCAATCTTGCGGGTGCAGACCTGCGTGGATCGTATCTGCGTGGGGCGGATTTCTTCGGGGCGAATTTAGAAGGAGCCGACCTTCGTAACGCAAATTTATACGAAAGCCGCCTGACTGGAGCCAAGGGGCCTTACAAGGCGGGCGAAGTGGAATCATCCGTATGGCATATGGATAAGATAGGGGCATAA